The stretch of DNA CATGTTTATCTTGTTCAGTGTGCTTAAGGCCGTCGGCTTGCTCCGCGTCTCGCCTGAGGAAGAGCAGCAGGGTCTGGACATCAGTGAGCACGGCATGGCCGCTTACACGCACTGAGATGTGAACTTACGACCGGCCACGGACTCGGCCGGGTTTATGAGCCGCCAGGATGGCGGCGAAGCTTCAAGTGAGTAATGGGAGAGCGTCTCGGCCCGCGGTTGGTTACCGCCTGGCCGCCGCGGGCCGAGACTTCCCGTTTTGTAGCTGTTAGCCATTAGCTGTTAGCTCAAGAGGACGGCGAAGCCGTCAGTCGCTCGCTAACAGCTAATCGCTAACGACTAACCGCTCAACAAATGCCTCCGGCCCGGCGGGGTTACCGCCTGGCTCCGCCGGGTTCGGGGGTGTTTTTTAGACCTGCGTCTCCAAGGGATTAGGCGACCCCCATGATGATCGCACGGCTTCTTCGCCCCGGCGATCGACAATCCAACCAGCGCCCGACGGGGCGAGTGCGAGTTACCGCCTGGCTCGCGCTCGCCCCGGGCGTTTTTTTGGAGGGTCCCGGATGGCTTTTTGGGGCACCTCCAACGCCCCCACTGATCCCCGTCCCGCTCGTTGCGAGGAATCCAAGGCAGCGGCGCCCTCGAAAGGCCCCGCACTAAGCCAGAAGGACGCCCCATATGGCTTGGGCGGGCTTTCCGCCTAGTCCGTCCAAGCCGGGGTGTCTTTCGAGGGGAGTGGGCAGTCGGCAGTGCGCGGTGGGAAGGGATTGATTTGGGCCGTTCTGGATGAGGCCTTTCCTCGTTAAGATGAGGGGCTGTCACAGGCGACGGGCTGCTTTCTTGCCCACTGCCGACCGCCCACTGCCCACTCCCCATGAAACTCATCATCGCGATCGTCCAGCCCAGCAAGCTGGAGGACGTTAAGGCCGCTCTTGCCGAGGTGGAGGTTGTCCGCCTTACCATCCTCGACGTCCAGGGCTTTGGCCGGCAGAAGGGGCACACCGAGCAGTACCGCGGCACCGAGATCTCGGTCAACCTGCTGCGGAAGGTCCAGCTCCAGATCGCCGTCAACGAGCAGTTCGTCGAGCCGACGATCAGCGCCATCATCAAGGGCGGCCGCACCGGCGACGCGGGCGAGATCGGCGACGGCAAGATCTTCGTCCTCCCGATGGACGACTGCATCCGCATCCGCACCGGCGAACGCGGCACCGAGGCGATTTAGGAGCGGTTAGCTCTTAGCGGTTAGCTGTTAGCCAAGTGGCGACGGCAAAGCCGCCGCTCCTTCCTTCTGCTAACGACTAATCGCTAACCGCCAACCGCTCCCCATGTCCGCCCCGCGTCAAACGAAGTCGTTCTTGATGAGCAAGCTGCGGGAGATCGGCGTCGAGCCGAACTCCCGGCACGGGCAGAACTTCCTGATCGATCTGAACCTCGTTCAGATGATCGCCGACTCGGCGGACCTCGGCCCGCGCGACGTGGTGCTCGAGATCGGCACCGGCACCGGCTCGCTGACAACTTTGATGGCGCCACTGGCGAGTCATGTCGTCACGGTCGAGATCGACGGCAACCTGTTCGAGCTCGCGTCGGAGCAGCTGCTGCGGTTTGACAACGTCACCCAACTGCGTGTCGACGCGCTGCACAACAAGAGCACGTTCGCGCCCGAGGTGATGGACGCCGTCGGCGAGGCACTGCGCGGCACGCCCGACTCGCGGCTCAAGCTCGTGGCGAACCTGCCGTACAACGTGGCGACGCCGATCCTGTCGAACCTGCTCTTGTGCGAGCACACGCCGCACTCGATGGTGG from Botrimarina mediterranea encodes:
- the rsmA gene encoding 16S rRNA (adenine(1518)-N(6)/adenine(1519)-N(6))-dimethyltransferase RsmA, translating into MSAPRQTKSFLMSKLREIGVEPNSRHGQNFLIDLNLVQMIADSADLGPRDVVLEIGTGTGSLTTLMAPLASHVVTVEIDGNLFELASEQLLRFDNVTQLRVDALHNKSTFAPEVMDAVGEALRGTPDSRLKLVANLPYNVATPILSNLLLCEHTPHSMVATIQKEVADRIVAEPWSKDYGALSVWMQSQATTEIVRIMSPKVFWPAPKVESAIVRIVVDPERRAAIPDLKYFQQIVRALFLHRRKFLRANVVSAMKRHLTKEQIDAVLDEMGFAPDTRTEQVDILTLQAFAEKLRQLAPDWTL
- a CDS encoding P-II family nitrogen regulator, with amino-acid sequence MKLIIAIVQPSKLEDVKAALAEVEVVRLTILDVQGFGRQKGHTEQYRGTEISVNLLRKVQLQIAVNEQFVEPTISAIIKGGRTGDAGEIGDGKIFVLPMDDCIRIRTGERGTEAI